GTTGTTTGGAGGGAACCGTTCCCTATCTTTGGATAGACGAGGACCAACCTGCCATGAATTATTATGGAGAGCAATATGTCATTTTTCTCAAATGTGtgattattgtttatttattgattttttacaTCATAAGTGGGGGAGGGGGAAGAGATTCAAACTCTGCACTTCTCTATTAGAAATAGTAATACCGTGTTAATTGCTATAGAGGTTTTGGCCAACCGTGATTATTGTTTGCTAAAAGTTGGCCAAGCTTGGTCAACCAGGTCACCCATCAATGGCATAATGAAATTGATTTCCTGTATATGTAACATTTATACACATTACACGAgggtgggttaaaaaaaacaGGAATGTAACTAATAATATAAGGATGAAAGcgaaaaaaacaaagataactCTCCCTTTCCCTTTATagcataaagaaagaaaaaaaaaaaaaaaaaaaaaaaaaaaaaaactctccctTCCTCTAGTGCTCTTGGATTctctttattatattataggTTGTAGATTTTGTCTTGCTTTTATCACAATCACCACCACGAGCAAGAATATAGAAGTACCATTGGCCATGTAAAACAACCGGCGAATCGATTCTAGAGGTACGTacttgttttctttcaattgtAACTGAGGTTTTAAGGGGTAGATAAATGCACTAACGCCCTATGTTTTGTTTTGGCAAATGAGTCGAGGAATCAATATTGGAGAGTAAACTTTCACACTTGTTAGCATCTTTTTGCAAGTAACTTAAAGAATATATGTCTAttgtcctcttttttttctttatttatttatttatttttttttaaaaagaaagacagGATAAATTTTTTCCCTACCCAATATGCTGCTGTAAAGCCAGCAACTCCTGAGGACAAATGGATCACAAATCCACCAGAATAATCTATGATTCCTAACTTGTAGAGAAACCCATTATTACTCCATATAGTGAACGCTCCAATAGTGTATGAAGAGGTCAACCATAAAGGCACAAAAAGCATCCATGCATAGAAGTTCATACGTCCCAACAAGGCCCctgcaatcaaaatcaaagtgATTGCCGCAATGACAAATTGGAAATACACCATTGTGGCATTAGGAAAATTTCCGGAAAATGCcttcttgaaaagaaaattttcgtCTAGTGCAAAGTTGGGAGTTCCCAAAAATGGAACAAGCAGTTCATCCCCAAAAGACATCCTATAGCCCCATAAAACCCAACAAACAAGAACACAAGCAAAAGCATAGAGTGCCATGAAAGCTGAGTTCACTGCCCATTTCTTCTTCACCGCGCCACCATATAGGATTATGAGCCCCGGAACACTTTGTAGGCCCACTAGTGTCGCGGCGGTGAGCTGCCATGCATTGTCACCTTTGCTCATCCATGCCGGGCTAGCTTGATCTGGTTCAAGGTTAGGAGGGATGGCAAAGGTAGTGTTATTCATTTTGCTTCAGAAAGTAGGTTTCACAGTATTGTGACAATGTTTGACACTAATAATAAGCCTAATTTGGCGGGTTTAATTATAAGAGACGAACGTTTGTCAAATTCTCACGATAGGAACACGTTTGTTTGTAGTTGTACAATGCTATTTCTCTTAGGCTACTTCACTACATAATATATTCTTAATTTTGGCGGGTGTTCCAATAGTTCCAATCGATGTTTTCAAGAAACAAGGATCATACAcatttagatttcttttttgggagCACGAATTTACAAAACAATTAAATAGCCTGTTAGCAATCCGCATGAcgccatttattttttttaaaagtcactATAATCAGTGGCGGAGCTAGAATTTGAGTTGAGGGGGGGCAAAACTTGTATAAGATATATGCAttttatgcacatatatcttatgtatttaaaaagaaaaaaaatagaaacaacaaaTATGTTAAGTAGCTAAGGTGATTTTGTTCCATTAATGATTAGGAAAAcaagtataaaatatatatacatatatttcatttttcacaacttcATCAGCAACCAAAACgagtcaattaaaaaaaaaaaaaaaaaaaaaaaaccaacaactgTTCTCACCttcaaaactgaaaataaaaatgatagtatcaaaaaaaaaaaaaaaaattttttttgggtgggctAGGGGGGGCAGTGGCCCCCCCTCGACCCCCCCTGGCTCCGCCTCTGACTATAATAAGTACCCCTATATTTGTAGTAATGTAGTTATATTTTGTCTGGGACAGCAACaattattatcaattatatGCATTATCTGGTGTCCTATGATTGTCACTCTTTGGCCATTAAACCATTCATATGGGCATGTATAAGTACAGCGGGCATAAActtgttttgaaacttttaaaaGTGACATCTCGTaggtttcttttatatttaagaTAAATAAGTAGTCTGTTTTGTTTGCTACAATTTTTGCATAATTGATATCGTATATAATATCATATAGTCTACTAAGAAGTAGCAACAGAAGAAGTCCATTAGATGGACAATGAAATAGTTGGAATTGAACcgcattttatttttagatacaAACTTTAATTTAATGGTTGATTTCAAATTGCAAGTTGGCCCtctaaaaccctttttttttttttttttttaagggtaaactCTCTTCGTGACCTTGCATGTTGCAAGGTCTTCGTAGGTGTGGATCAAGTCAAGGCCGGCTCAAGGTATTGTGGGGCTTAAGGCAACAACTTTAAGCCTAAGACAACAACTTTAAATGAGGTCTATTTTTATACTTTGAATATtaatagaatatttatttaacttttggttttttttttttaatttaaaatctatttttttagaaaaaaattacaaattaaaacaaacccaTCGCATTATTCAATgactaaacaattaaaataaacactatTTATTGAATGAAgtaaccaaatactaaaaaattatgaatgaaaattttaattaaattatatatttgatatttctaaatagaatttgagtataaatttatttactaatGTAAGAATAATGAATTCTTTTAACATTTATGTGTGAGAGATTAAATGATTGACCCatccaatgaaaatatttttctttaactggtttttctttgataaaaaacaacaaatttttttttattggtgaatATTTAgggcttaattaatacttttaTTAGTATAAGAATATCTCTATTGGTAaaaatttaggggtattttttcattgggggccttaggcggttgcCTATTTGGCTCACCCATTAAGCCGGCACTAGATCGAGTAATAAAACTTAGACAAAGGATAGTATATAGTAGAAAAATTAACACGAACGATCGATGTTGGTGATGATGATTCAGTGGCTACGTGATTGACCTGTCAATGAAACATGCAAGAAGCAAAGACTTAATTTAGGTAATAGCAgtgattcaacaaaaaaatagaaaagaaaagaaggcaaCTGGGCTAATTTGTATTCCGATGTTTAAATTATTAGTGATCTCACTACAAAAAGATCGAACTTTATTTGAATAAGAACATAGATTTTTCATACTTGTCTCTAGTTGAAGGACTCTAGATTTATAGGCTATCTAGTGACagcttatttttttcctctttgtagCATTGATGTGGGTGAGCTTGGTGGCATTGCCCTAACTACAAAAATGGGAGCACATTGGTGGAActaaatgtatatattttagCTTCTCAGCTACGGTGCACATCCATCTTTggttgtgcactgtagctcaaaggtaaaaaaaaaaagaaagtattttatttatgCGTTCAAACTGAtgaagaatatttaaatgatttattttcctttttctttgttattaccGTTGCAGCTCTcagtctctcttctctctcctcagatttttctcttctcttccttaTATTTATCTCTTCCTTAACCTCGCCCTACCCAGCCACCAACAGACCCATCCGACTGCCTAGCTTCGACCACCTCTTCCTCCACTCTCTGCCAGGGACGGAGGGAGACTTGGACTGGGGGGACAATGGcccctctaatttttttttttttaattaatatatacacagtcaccaattttagcaatttttttctataaaatcaCACTTTGCCCCCTTTAATATTATCATTGGTTCTTTTAGGAATACTACTCTAgccacaaaattttctataatatttttacaaactgttgtaGTAGTAAACTTTTATTGGTTTGCATCTAGGCCCATAAATTACTTtacatttttacttactaataatcactcaccacattaaTCATTTGTAAAGAAAGTTTGtaattctagcattttcctccttttaaaggctagatttaaaatctaaaacaaaataaacaagcccaaaaaaattattcaacaacaaaaattaccaatagtaaagctaaaaacaattaaactcaATCGTCCAATTTTACCTAAAACAAACAACCtgaccctttaaaaaattttaaacaaaatagttttatCCATACCTGGATGCacacataaaaaacacaaaaaaactcATTAGCTGTTAAGTAACTAAGCCAAAAGTTAGAGCCACCGCATGCAACTAACAACAAAACTGCCCCCCTAACTTCAAGTTCTGGCTTCGTCCCTGCTCTCCGCTGACCCAAGCCACTGGTACTCTTCtccctttcatttttcttttctttcttcctccactCCTCACCAGCCCAGCTCCCCTGCCCTACGCTAACCCATCTTGCCCTCGCCGCTAACCCAAGCCCCAAGTCCCAAGTTGACCCATCTCACCCTCTCTAACCCATCTCGCCCTCTCTTCTCTGTTTGGGTAACCAATTTCTTCAAAGCTTGCTTGCTAATTTACAGGTAAGTTATCTCTGTCTTCTTCATCATGTAATGCTTAGGGTttttgatttggggtttttgctTCTAGTCTCCTAGAATTTGAATGATGAATTTTCCATGTTAGttgggaattttctgtttgCAGGGAATTTATATTTGTTGATTCTAATGATAAATTTGCAGGAAATTGGaatgataaatttttagtttttgcttcTTGTCgatttttgtttgttgattctaatttattacaataaatgtcatattggaaattgttttgttaattttccgATTCTAGGGAAGTTTATGTTCTTTGTTTCTAATGTATTGGTGTAAATGTTagtttgggaattttctatGTGCAGGGAagtttaccttttttttttttttttttgtttctaatttaTTGCAATATAAATTTGCAGGGAATTGGAATGATAAATTTCCTGTTTTTGCTTCTCCccgattttttgtttgttaactctaatttattacaataaatGTCATTGTAAGGACAGAGTTTGGAGTGGACccaatataggattgggtttagcccaataagcccaaacaatgaatttgtagagcgtgggtaaAAGAATTAGTTCTATTTGGTAAGAAAGACAAAAACAGTTGTTTATTTATGAGAATCAAACATAAGTGAAATGAGAAAATTTGTCCtcggcacagtccgaggagCTATATTATAATATCCAGTTGATGATCAATATTACATGAGTTCAAAGGATTATTACCAAAATTTCTTGACTTCTCGATCCTCTTTTTTAGGTCACTTCTCCATGCTATATACAATAATTttggtatcatccctaccatacacgtgtaggttagttTCTAAAAACttcttcttgtcccatccaacatcTCCTAGAACCTTCAACTAGTAACTGTAAGGCTGCTTAAGCACTGTTTAGGTAtcatctccacattaatgcggtcaaaGAGTTAGTTgggatgcatttaatgtggaggtagcagtctttgaagatatttgttgcctccctTTACTCACCCCTTATCCAGTGTCCGATTTCTAATCGTGATGCAACCTTGAAGAGTGTCCAGGATGATAAGACATTCTTATTGGCCTCGGATCTCTATTTCCGAGATGACTTTTCTTCTCAAACATATTTTGGACTATCATACACAAtccttattttttcttctcataccATTCCCATAATAACCTTATTTGACCATCCTCGGATTAGCTAatatcctcggattgggccataggctCAATTTGTATAGTTTAAATAGTACCTTCTGGCTAACTGGTCCCCACAGTCATGTTGGAAAtggttttgagaattttttgtttgtagggaagtttatgtttttttgtttctaaattaTTGGTGTAAATGTTCgtttatgaatttttctttgtaCAGGgaagtttatattttgttgtttctaaTTTATTACAGTACTAGTCTTTACTTTCAGTATGCTTGGAAATATATATTACTATTTCTAATTTATGGAGTCACAAGGAGACTTACCATATTACACAGGTATCATAAACGGGGATATTCATATTGACT
This DNA window, taken from Quercus robur chromosome 2, dhQueRobu3.1, whole genome shotgun sequence, encodes the following:
- the LOC126696422 gene encoding ammonium transporter 2 member 5-like gives rise to the protein MNNTTFAIPPNLEPDQASPAWMSKGDNAWQLTAATLVGLQSVPGLIILYGGAVKKKWAVNSAFMALYAFACVLVCWVLWGYRMSFGDELLVPFLGTPNFALDENFLFKKAFSGNFPNATMVYFQFVIAAITLILIAGALLGRMNFYAWMLFVPLWLTSSYTIGAFTIWSNNGFLYKLGIIDYSGGFVIHLSSGVAGFTAAYWVGPRLSKDRERFPPNNILLMLTGAGFLWMGWTGFNGGDPYSVNVDASLAVLNTHVCTATSLLAWVMLDVYFFGKASIIGTIQGMITVLVCITPAAGRMGSNNNGVCSGSIPWFTMRIIHKKSKLLQMVDDTMAVLHTHAIAGCLGGILTGLFAEPKLNNLMSIEDMEIGDGATHNEEAYAIWGQGEKLGKLRHEAAIYNDIESSVTRGRAIGQVEMT